From the Juglans microcarpa x Juglans regia isolate MS1-56 chromosome 3D, Jm3101_v1.0, whole genome shotgun sequence genome, the window ATAGTCGATGCATATCCTGCAGCGGCTACACGAGGACCAGCAGCTGCACCATCTGATTCTGACACACTGGCCGCATCCTCCACGCTAGCCCCGAATGTAGATTCGGATGCTACTTcggatggtagtgaggatgaggatctacctgatgatggtctcacagacgatcAGGTGCGTCAGCTAGTACGAGACCCATCGGCTCCTCCATAGGATGGGACCAAGGTGATCCGACAGGCCGattgtatatgattttttagaatgcttaatttgattgttggctataacatcgatcTGAAAAAATACAAGACTGATTTCGGGATCGATCGAGCCAGATTTTTACTGCGGATAGCACGGGGGgatcccattgatctggcattgtatttattcctccgcattcgatcggagtcacgcttttccagtggaggtagtctaccatttgcattgctgatatctaacctcctactccgatcGGGGGTTACAGTGTCAACCACTGAGCGGAGGTCACCACAGatggggccccttaacaagatcaaaTTCAACAAGATACCAATTATCAACATTTGCTTTAAATTAAGGTTCCATGCATGCACCAGTTTATATTAATGAAGCATCATTGCCATCACTTAATTTTCTCCCGTCAACTTATCAACTTTTCTGGGGTAAAGATCTagatatttgtatataatttagtaACACTAACAATCATTCATCATTAATGTTGCATGTTAGCGTGTTAGGGTGAACACCAAAACACAGTGGAATATTTTTTACCATCTTTGTGTAAATTAAATTGACAATCTAGTAAAGGTAAACTCACAAATAGAATAAAGAAGATCACGCACCACACAAGCAAGACACCAAGATTTTTGCATCGAAAACCCTCCAATGTGGAGGGAAAAACCATTGGATCTAGCCTGGTTAAAACTTCCACTATCAAGGGAAATACTAATACGAGCTAgaaattctacttattattaccatacaccatatattatcatatgatttgtcatttttgttcttgtatttaaacacacacatattgatgtgtaaatatgtgtaaatagaaagaaaaaaattacaaatcacatattggtgtgtggtgtgaaaTGATAAGGTGCATTTATTTActaatctatttaattataattatataaaagccaAATTTTCAATTGCTGACATGGCATTCATACCATAAAATTTGGAAATGAAAGGGTGGAAAGAGAGACTTGTACCAAGTGAAAAGAGAAGGTGACCTGATTTTGCTTAGACGTCAAGTTGATATTAAATTTTCTAGGCATAAAAGGTGTTAATAAACGTTTAATGAAGTTATTAAACCAACGTTTGTAACTTCCTAGCAAGCGATTCAAGGTGACCGCTATGAAACGGTTAAGGTATTCAGTTCATATTATGATCTTTTGCATTTATAGGACTTCGGTATTAAAACTTGGCAAGTCCTTAAAAATTTTTATGCCTTTAGGTTTAATCCTCTTGCCAAGCGTATGGCTTATTGAGCGCTTGCCAAGCCAATCGATATACACACCCCGACTAGTTCAAGGACTTCGGTTCAAGGTTTCTAGGTATGACTTCTAAAATTTCCTTACCTTTTCTAAGATAGACGTCAAATATCGAATGAAAGGCATCATTCAATATGGTGTAGCATAGCAGAAACGTATGACTTCAGTTCCGTGAGAGAGCGTTAATAGAGCAGAAACAgtggtagaagaagaagaagaaaagatatGAACGGTCCTGACCACTATGAACATTTTGTCGTCCCTCAAGGCACCAAAAAGTATCTCTCTACAAAAATTTATCTCTAAACCCCTCTCTTTCTGACCCTCATTTTCTTAGTTTCtttgaagttttgatttttcaGGGTGTCGTACGAGACGGACCCGAAGATAATCAACGTTGTGTTGTTCACCATCAAGAGGGAGGACCACACAATCGGCAACATTCTTTGCATGTAATGTCTTCGAATTGCCTATTCCATTATCTTAAGTTAATAAAACTCCtacttttcttacttttttttatctttatcagGCAATTGCACAAGGACCCGAATGTTTTATTCGCCGGGTACAAGCTTCCTCACCCCCTTAGCATAAAATCATTATTAGagttagtgatttttttttacctcttccctttttattaaaaaaaaatctttatgaAATTAGTGGAATTATATGATTCCGACGTGACATTCTACCCATAAAAGTAGACTATTATTGTCaataattggaataaaaaatagaatcttgAAGTGTTATATTTATGGAGAGGTAATCCTTTTAAAAGtaatcttatatataaagatatgaATTAATTCAAAACTCCACCCAAAGGCACTATTTCAACTTTTATGTTGTTTCATCAAATTAAACCATCCTATAAACCATTTGGATTTTCTCCACTATAAAATCATgtctctctctagatctctctcATATACAACATACATAATAATCCGCACATTGCGCGGGTTATAAGCTCGTATTAATTATAAGGTTGTTTCAGTAAAATGCTAGGTGCGTCCTTTCcaccctttttattttttttgactaACTTTCCACCGTTAAAATTGGAGAAATTATACCCGGGAAACTAATGGAAATGCAAAGCAtacagttttatttttcaatcttttggttttattaattttttcttcatcaatCAGTTTATAGCGGCCTGTAATGACATGGCATGAAGTCGTGCAATCATTATTTACGAGTCAATTATATTGGGATACTGATCTTCCAATAAATCCCAGACAGCTTATAAGTTTGTtatgtgattatatatatatacacacacaaacttGAGAATGCACCACTAGTATATATAGCTGGTGTTGATCTATGTATTTTCAATGCATTAATCTTGAAGGCTCGTTGTTATAAACCCATTTAGTACTACCACGTTATATGCAAGAAATTATAAGCTCTACATGATGAAGAACTTGCCCACTGAAACATATATTCATGGTGAATAAACGTACAAGAGGagttatatatgatacaaaAACGAATTTTAGggtaaataatgattatgaatataAAAGTCAAGTACATACCCGATCCCTAGTTTCTTTATGGTATCTCACGATGTTGAATAATTTTCTTCGAGTGTCAAAAGCCTTTAATCATTAGATAACGACTGAGTTAATTTTTCTTCGAGTGTCAAAAGGAAACATGTAAAAATGATGATTTGTGGGTGAAAAGTGGAAATGAAAATCTGCGACAATTTGTGGGTGAAAAGTTTAATTTCCCCATGATTTGCATAggtaaaaatgatgaatagatatgtttttactttatcatttttttataataaactctaacgtagtatatatatatatatatatatatatatacatatatatgatatatcaatattttaaatgatcaaCTGTTGTAGTTCTTTAAGTTTTTGGCTTGATGATCTTGTGAGCGAATTTCTTTCTCACAGTAAAAATTTATGCATAGAATCTAAAAATTCTGCCCACCATCTATGTGCCGATAAATGCATTGGGCAATCCTTGCACGATTCAttttgttcaaaaaatttaaaaaaggtcGAGTAATCAGTTTCGTTTCGGCATCATCTAACAGGGCAAAGTCAACTAAGAAATGTAGCATGCAATAATATATCTACAGTATAAAGCAGTAgtcttttttatgtttaagcAAACCAAGCTAGATTTGGTTTGGCTTTTACGTACATCATTTATTTTGGTAAGGGGCTAGTGATGACTTGTGAAGTACAGCTGGAGTAGTTaccatttgaaaagaaaaaggaacaaatGAGAAAGGAAATATTTCTATGTAATTTTGAAGTTGAACCTTCAATCACATGTGCGAATATATCAGTCATTCATCCATCCTTAGGTAGAGGGATGGGATGAATCAGCAATGCTAAGACTCGGTCCTTAGTTTCGTGATCTTCAACGCCGTGCCGGCCATCTCCATGCTGGTACATGCATTGGGACATCCTTGCAACATTCATTCCAAGATGAATAAATGTTTCAGAAAAGGGAGAACTTGCAGCAATTTCTTCATTATACTTTATCCATGTTGCACTAATCAAATTCCTTATATAGTCACAAGCATCGTCTTCACTAGCACCAGTATCATTCATGTAACATTGAATTGATTTGGGAATATCACCTCTCTCTAACTCTTCCtgagtttcaaaataaaaatattataaacatgtTATCCTATGTTCATGTGAAGAAGCTTAAAAATTTATTGTTGAAAGACATGGGATGGTGTGGTGTGCAAACCTTAGATGTTCCAAGATTGCTGGCCAACGAAATATATTGGGATAGTCTTCCAATAAATCCAAGGCTTCCTTTGTTATGGGATTtgtgacaaaaaaataataatgcacCAATGTATTCTTGAAGGCTTGGTGTATATCTGCTATAATACCACTTCGCCTCCAATAGATAAGATCTACATAAATCTGCCCACTGAAACATTCATGGTGGATCAATGAACCAGAagagttataatatataacaaatacTCGACTATATAATGATGAACATATATAGAAGTGAAGCTCATACCCCCTTTTTAAGGTACTGAATGGTGTTGAATCCGTTTTCCTTGAGGGTGTCAAAAGCCATTTCGTTAACGGAGTTGTAGAGGGTAAGGAAACATAGCTGCATATAGTAAGGAAGTCGTTCCATTTCATTGACATCCCATCTACATCACAAAGATTACATAAGTATTTGCGTTAACTCTAAGCTATTGATGAAGCAATATTAGAGATGTACTACTAATTGCATTAATACAAACCTCTCAACAACATCCGTGAAGAGCTCAAGTTCATCCAAAGTACCATATACATCATACACATCATCTATTGTTGTTATCATTGCATAGATCCTTGTTGACATTTTCCTCAAATATCCAAATTGAGGTTGAAATGATGCGCCAATTGTCCACAGAAAATTCTCCATCACCCTATCCCTCACAAAACTCAACTCTCCAAGGCCCGTACTCCTCCACCACCTTTGTATGAGCCAAAGAAACAATATCAGTTTTAAAACTATAGTAACGAAATTTCTTACCTTTCtaatcatgtgtgtgtgtgtgtatatatatttatatatatatccaataaTTCTCCACATAAATGTTTTGCATGGGGGCCGAATTACAATATTACGAGTATAAACATCTCTTTTACCTTGAAGCTGCTTTTAGATCTTCTTGGTGGACTGCTTGTACCATGTTGAAATCCAATTCTGCAAGCTGAAGTAAGATGGGGTTCATATCTTCTCTACTTCTATATACATCAATGAACCACCTTACTTCCAATCTTATCATCCTCCAATGTAATGGAAGCTCTAAGACATGGTTCACCATAGCACGAAGATTTTGATCTTTGCTTTTCTCCACATAATCTTTAAGATGTTTGCTTGCAAAATCTCTTGCTTCCTCTAAGATGCTTTCACCTTCTATCAAGAGGAACGAGGCTTCGTACAAAGCCAACATTCCCTTCGGATCATCACAAATACATTCATAGAAACTCCCCTTTTCATTGGTAAAATTCTTGAAAACCTTTGTAATCAACAAAGCTCACTAGTTGGTAAATGATGTCTGTTTATTTTTGTCAAGCATTAATTACTAGCATGCATGTTGTTTACCTTGAGGTACATTATATCTCTTTTGTCTTAGCAATCTGAATTTGAAAGCTGTGGCATATAAACTCTTCTCCTTGCAAACACCACCTCGATAATGAGTATTGTGTATTTTGTCCAATATCCTCGTTATTTCATCTTCAAAGTGGTAAGATACTCCAAGTTTTTGCAAGATATCAATCATCTCGACCTGCTTTAGAGGATCCACCATTTTGTGTAACATCTTTGTCACTTCTTCCTTCAAGTTATCAATTTTTCTAGTGTATGACTCCCCCTGCCAATCCGAATTTCACTGATTAGTCATGAGGCATTGATAATGCAAGAACTATCGAgatcaaaactaaaaaataatagacataGCAAGATTTACCACATATTCACTTTTTAATGACTGGATGTAATCATCATGCCAGATGGTAGGATGGAAATTTCCTGATTGTCGAACGACAGTGGAGTCGCTTGAGTTTTCTTCAAGGACCATGATTTGGAATGGACGAGGAGCATCACGATCTCCTTTTGTTACATGTGAGACAGCTTTCTTAGATGGGAGCAATGCAGCGAGATTGCAATGTCCGACAGAATCAAGAACGTTAAGACACATTGAGTAGGCCATTAGTAAAGCTTTGATTTTCGGATTAAATGGGTTAAGCTGTGTAATATATGATTCTAATATATGCCTTTATATATACATTCTAATACATGCTATCATCTCTATGTGACGGTATTAAGGGCAAGGGAGGGCAGCTATATAATGGTTGGCTACCTAAAGGACCTTTTAATTGCCACCCCCAATAGAAAGGTTGGTAGTGTGGTGCCTCGAATGCAGGTTGTTTGAGAAAAATCTTCCATGCAAGATAGGTGGCGCATCATGATCAGGATTCAGGGCCTAAAGGGATAGGCAGAGAGGTGAAAAGGTAAACTTTATTAAACTAAAAAGATGTATGTACGTACAATGGAACGCACACGAGAATCTGCGCAAGTACGTCTGCCCCTATATAAAATTTCATCTAAGTCTTGGATCTATTTGAAGACAAGGCAGAAGTACTATCTGGTGCACCTATAAGAGCATCCCCATCCGGATGCGTAAAGTGCTTTTATCCCCAAAATTTGAAGATCAAATTTAGGGGAAATTCAAAACGAGGCTCCCATCCCATTCCCTAAAATAGGGATTTGTTTTAGGGGATCCACAGTCATTCCCCATATTTGGGGAACCACTGTACATCCCCAATCGTACGAACCCTAAATTTGTTGCCGTTGGTCCCGCGTTACTCTCTTCCTCTCGATTCACAGCAACTACCAAAATTGTTCGCGCCTACCTTCGTTCATAGGTAAGATTCCATCTGTTCATCTTCCAATCTCAagcaacttttctatttttgttttcgcAAAAGCGGGTCGCACATATCGTTTGCGAGAGGTTTTGTCAAAACACATTGAGCTCAAAAGCTGTGCGAAATCATGAATCATTATCTCCTCTTgatgtagttttttttgtttggctgAGGATTTTTAATAGGTTGATTACATTCTCTGAAACCCATTTCCCCATCTGGGTTTCGGTTCTTCAAGTAATATCCTctctgatttttgttttcactCGTTGTTTCCatggaatttgttttttcttatgataattttttgctttatttccttttgtgattCTCTTCAGATCTGTCCAGATTAGATTTCTTTGAGTTTGACGAGTCTTGCTTGGTTCTGTTGGGTTTTAGTTTTCAAATGGAATACTCTTGTTTGCAGCATTCTCGTATAGTTGAACGAAGTTGAAATTTTTGGGtgaaaacatattttttgtGCAATTCAGATGATGTAAAGTTAAGAACATGTTTGATGTTGTATTCATCAGAATTTTTGAGCATGTTTGTGAAGTATTTTGATTCGGACTAAGAGGAACTTCATTTTTAACTTCATTTCTAAATGTGAAGTATTTTGATTTGGACTAACGTATAGAGAGCTTAACTTTTCTGAGTTGGTTGATCTATATGTTCAGTTGATGATATAAAGCTTATTATGAGGCCTTTTTGGTTTTGAAGCAGTTTGGTAATAACGTGAGAAGTTATTATCAATGTAGTCTGTGTTTGGACTTGTTTGAAGCAGTAAAATAAGTGATTCAAGTCAACCAGTTTGGACTTGTTTGTGCCTTGTGTTTGCTGGTTTGAGCCAATGTGgtttctttaattattgttcTCATGGACTGAGCTCTGTTGGTTTGACAAAATGCGTATctgtttttatgttcttttgcATTTTGCTTGCTGCTTAGTATTGGATTTTCCTTCTCTAACCCCTCGGCTGTGAATTGGTCTGTGCTATTGGGACCTTTGCAGTGTTTGGTACTGATGAATAATTATTACTTGTGGGGGAGGGAGGGGGCTGCATGTCTACTATTAGGCTATGATGATGGTGTTTAGTGGGGTAATTCATAAGTGTTAGTGGGCCCCATTGTGATGGCGGGGTAATCCTCACCCGAATGACCATTTTGcagtttgtaatatttttcacaaaaggCACGTGGGGTTTGGGTAAGGTTTTGCAGCCATTTGATGTTAGGCTCGTGTCTCACACATGATGTAAATTCTGTAAACCATTCTGAGCCATATTTAAAACACACAAGTGTTTAGGAAAGTGGATGGGAATGCTCTAATAAAAACGTTTGCAAACTAATTATGTTATTGGATTTGAGTTGTCTTAACCTCTCGGCTGTAGTTAAAAATCACTTGCAAATGTAGttaaaaattttctaatatGTGTACCACATTTCCATGTCtaaaaatttttagagatggaCTCAGAAGAGCATGGAAATATGTTCTTCACCAGCCTCCTGACTCAGGAGCCTGAACTTGACCACATTTATGTTGGTCAAGGTGAACATCCCATGACTTTGGATGACTCTCCACCCCCGCCCCAAGTACAGCCTCCCTCTCAAAGAAAATCAGTTAGGGGTGCAAACTTCACCCCCGAAGaagacaagttacttgtctCTGCATGGCTGAATACTAGCATTGATGCCATCCAAGGAACGGACCAAAAACATGCCCAACTTTGGGAAAAAGTTAGTGAATACTTCAATGATTATAAAGAAAGTACAAATGAGCGGAGTGTTGGGTCCTTAATACATCGGTGGTCTGCCATTCAAAAGGTGACGAACAAATTTTGTGCTAAACTCACTCAAGTTGAAGGGCTGAATCAAAGTGACAAAActgagcaagacaaggtataagcatccacttatttattattgacaACACTTAAATATCATTATAAAGCTAGTATTATGTTTCCTTTATCTTTAATAGGGTGGTTAActatttgattttcattttgaatttgaagtttGAGAAAGCGAAGGTCATGTACCAATCGCTTGAGAAAACGACTTTTCAGTTCGAGCATTGTTGGCAGCTATTGAAGGATCAGCCGAAATGGAATCAGCGTTGCACAAAGGACGGGACAAAGCGAAGGTCGATGATGTCCCCTACATATTCGCGTACATCAGCAGTGGCAACTAATTCACCCATTGATTCAGTGGGTGGTACAGTGGGCGAGAATCTGGAAAGTAATGATGTCATCGAATTTGATAGGCCACTAGGGAGAAAAGCTGAGAAAGGAAAGCGTAAGGCCCAAGGCAGGGCCTTAGATGAGCTTGTGGAGCTCAGCAAGAAAAGATATAGTCTCCTAGAGGAGTCACGTGCTCAGGAGAAAGAATTTTTCCGACTCAAGGCTGAGAAGATGGCATATGAACGAGAAATGGAGGGAAATAAATCTAGACAAGAGGACGAGAGATTAAGGTTGGAGGCGGAGAAACTGGAAATCGCCCGGTTGGAGAGAGAGGAGCGCATAATGTTGCTCGATGTCAGTACGTTAAATGAAGTTCAGCAAGTATATTTCCAGCAACTTCAAAGAGAGATATTGGCGCGACGCAATGCATCCTCAGATTGAGGCATTTGTTATTGTTTGTAACTAAACCTTTATTCAGTATTAATGCTACTATGTATATTATGTACCACTCGCTTGTGGCACTTTTCTGcatttattgtattatataatttgtacaattgtAAAGTTTTATTAAGAAGATGGAAAACGTTGTCGTTGAGTTTTAGTCTAACATGGAACGGTGTTGCTTGATTGAAACTCGACATTACAAATCCTTAAACTATTacagataatgaaaatattacaataacTTTTGAGCATGTTCTTGAACCAAACATGTTTTTTGGAATGGAAATTCTAGAAACTTTCATACACCGTCGttactaataataaaatagagaatctAATACAACCTTTTCTTCTATTGTTGGGAATATAATTGCCAGTGATGTTCAATTAAATCTGCTTGTAGTTGATGATGTGCCGAGCTGTCTCTAATTTCATGATGGCGCTGAATGAAGTTGATAAACTCGTTAGTTGGATTGCACGATAATTCTAGAAGATCATCATCAAGTTGATCATACTCCATGTTCAAACCCTGACTATCATCACGCTCGTCCTCAATGATCATGTTATGTAGAATAACAcatgctttcattatatttgttaggtCATTGACTTTGAATAATCGAGAAGGTCCACGAACGATTGCAAATCGTTGTTGAAGTACCCCGAAGGCACGCTCGACATCTTTTCTTGCAGATTCTTGTGCTGTGgcaaagttttttttcttattccctTGGGGTGATGGAATCGTCTTCACAAACGTTGACCACTTGGGATAAATACCATCGGCAAGGTAGTACCCCATAGTGTAGTCGTTgccattgattgtgtaattgaTTGGTGGAGCACGCCCTTGGGCAAGttccatgaaaataaaagatctctCTAGCACATTAATATCGTTATGTGAACCGAGCATACCAAAGAATGCATGCCATATCCAGAGATCATATGAAGCaactgcttctaaaataatagttggttcacgGATGTGGCCAGAGTACATACCTTTCCAGGCAGCAGGAcaatttttccacttccaatgcatgcaatcaatgcttCCTAACATTCCTGGGAATCCCCGTTGTTCACCAACAACAAGCAAGCGAGCAATATCATTGGCATTTGGAGACCGCaaatattcatatgaaaaaacaGTTACGATTGTCTTGCAAAATTTTTTGAGGCTCTCCATTGCGGTGCTTTCTCCAATACgtatgtattcatccataaaatctccaGTAACCCCATAGGCCAGCATTCTAAGTGCTGTggttatcttttgcatagaagataaaccAAGTATTCCGGCATTATCTCTTCTCTAGACGAAGTAGGGCTCGTAAGCCTCTACCTCATTTAGGATACGGAGAAATAAGGGACGACTCATCCGAAATCTCCTTCGAAATAGATTGGAGGGATATACTGGATTTTCTGCGAAATAGTCACAAAAAAGGTGCTcatgcccttgaatatgatcacgccGAATAAACTTACGACGTTGGCGATTGCCATGATGTCTCGATGACTCTCCATCAGCCTCGACATTAATAACAGCATCCAGCTCATCATCAGATGATAAGTATGTAAGTAATTTGCGAAAGAAAGAACGAGCCATTTGATGAAGGGAGTTAGAGATGTGACTTGGATTTTTGAGAATGTGAATGCAAGCAAAATGCgtatttatagagaaaaaagttaccgttacaTATAAGACACAAAATGTTAACAttgaagaaaagacaaaaaaagttaccttagagaaaagacaaaaaaagttaccattagagaaaagacaaaaaaagttaccgttggagaagagacaaaaaaagttaccgttggATAAATGACAAAGCATGTATACTAATCATAGCGAattcaaaatgttaccgttaTACTATTCTGCAAAATATTTACCATCAATAAGCGAAAAAtgcacatatttaaaaaattattatttttaatatcgatattgaattgaaaaataatactgtaTCTGGAAAAAAATCgtataagtatttataaaatgtgacatttgaaaataagagaataagatAAAATAGTTAGTAGttaaaaatggaaatggaagtgagagaaaaaagtaataaagaaagaatagaagaatattattttaatagaatagagaaaggatagggaatgagatgtagaaggttttatgaagatgagtaaaatttaggataaaattatagGGAGTGTtctttttagctaaaatttaagaaaaattttaaggaACTAGATGGGGATGGTGCATGGCTTAAATATTACAATCGGCAATATAAAAATGTTGTGGCAGTTACgtactagaaatatttattgcTGCGGCGTAGATATATATCTGGAGTAAAAAGAGTTAGTCACAGTTttgattgagaaatatttttaatttatttgatatcatctcatcattataattttaatatatttttatataaaatataataaatatttcaaatttttttaaattttaaaataataataatattaaaaaataatattctaataatatatattttattcaacttttcactTCTATAAATAGCACTGCTGGTAGACATTTTGTACACTTGAAAATCTATTCTACCTTCATTCAAATCTAGATAGTCTCTGATCTTTCGTTCTGTATACTTTGTAAAAGGATTTCT encodes:
- the LOC121255282 gene encoding uncharacterized protein LOC121255282, translating into MARSFFRKLLTYLSSDDELDAVINVEADGESSRHHGNRQRRKFIRRDHIQGHEHLFCDYFAENPITTALRMLAYGVTGDFMDEYIRIGESTAMESLKKFCKTIVTVFSYEYLRSPNANDIARLLVVGEQRGFPGMLGSIDCMHWKWKNCPAAWKGMYSGHIREPTIILEAVASYDLWIWHAFFGMLGSHNDINVLERSFIFMELAQGRAPPINYTINGNDYTMGYYLADGIYPKWSTFVKTIPSPQGNKKKNFATAQESARKDVERAFGVLQQRFAIVRGPSRLFKVNDLTNIMKACVILHNMIIEDERDDSQGLNMEYDQLDDDLLELSCNPTNEFINFIQRHHEIRDSSAHHQLQADLIEHHWQLYSQQ
- the LOC121255280 gene encoding DNA-directed RNA polymerases II, IV and V subunit 11-like; the encoded protein is MNGPDHYEHFVVPQGTKKVSYETDPKIINVVLFTIKREDHTIGNILCMQLHKDPNVLFAGYKLPHPLSIKSLLELVVINPFSTTTLYARNYKLYMMKNLPTETYIHGE
- the LOC121256618 gene encoding glutathione S-transferase T3, which gives rise to MDSEEHGNMFFTSLLTQEPELDHIYVGQGEHPMTLDDSPPPPQVQPPSQRKSVRGANFTPEEDKLLVSAWLNTSIDAIQGTDQKHAQLWEKVSEYFNDYKESTNERSVGSLIHRWSAIQKVTNKFCAKLTQVEGLNQSDKTEQDKVMYQSLEKTTFQFEHCWQLLKDQPKWNQRCTKDGTKRRSMMSPTYSRTSAVATNSPIDSVGGTVGENLESNDVIEFDRPLGRKAEKGKRKAQGRALDELVELSKKRYSLLEESRAQEKEFFRLKAEKMAYEREMEGNKSRQEDERLRLEAEKLEIARLEREERIMLLDVSTLNEVQQVYFQQLQREILARRNASSD